A stretch of Microbacterium caowuchunii DNA encodes these proteins:
- a CDS encoding efflux RND transporter permease subunit, with protein sequence MSSLAVLSLKNRALIALVTIVAAVFGSLALVNLKQELIPSIEFPQLSILSTYPGASPEVVANDVSVPIENAIQGVAGLESTTATSTTNASIVQASFTYGTNLATAEQKISLAINRIKSQLPESVEPNVIAVSIDDLPVIQLAVTGYENESEIQAQLERTVIPELEDIDGVNAAGIVGGVGQRVVITPDQAALAAAGFSQEAITDALDQNGVLFPGGQITEGDQTLTVQTGTKLTSVDEIAALPLVPTSPEQSADGTVTIGSVATVAQAADPITSVSRVDGEPALTIAVTKLPSANTVDVSRAVTAALPALSESLGGAAEFSIVFDQAPYIEQSIQALAEEGLLGLVFAVLVILLFLLSVRSTMVTAISIPTSVLITFIGIQAFGYSLNILTLGALTIAIGRVVDDSIVVIENIKRHYVGDADKRASILLAVREVAAAITASTITTVAVFLPIAFVGDLTGELFRPFALTVTIAMVASLFVALTIVPVLAYWFLRPGKPLLDASGSPVDPESPEAPPSRLQKAYLPVLSWTLAHSWATLGLAVIVLIGTAALAPLMKTNFIGDSGQNTFSMTQTLGPSSSLEAEDAAAQLVEDAIVELDGIETVQVSIGSSGSAIRDAFAGGGGGITYSITTDADADQVELRERVQDAVAGLEGAGTITVAASGGGFGSSDIEIDVTAPDQQTLQEATDAVVASLDGSEGISQVRTNLSASLPYIAVVVDRDKAASLGLSEVAVGALVSNTMQPRSIGAVEIDDTTLTVYLAAAQRPATLDELRALQVPSAAGPVRLDEIATVEESQGPTSITTTRGQRTATVTVTPSGDDLTAVSATVNTALADVALPAGADASIGGVLTQQTDAFAQLGLALLAAILIVYIVMVATFKSLRQPLLLLVSVPFAATGAILLQLATGVPLGVASLIGVLMLIGIVVTNAIVLVDLVNQYREKGMNAHDATIAGGSRRLRPILMTALATILALTPMGLGITGHGGFISQPLAIVVIGGLLSSTVLTLLVLPTLYNLVEGARERRAASRGDAPEGDAAPDGGPDGPPPTRRALRSAAQ encoded by the coding sequence GTGTCCTCACTCGCCGTCCTGAGCCTCAAGAACCGCGCGCTCATCGCGCTCGTGACCATCGTCGCCGCCGTCTTCGGCTCGCTCGCCCTGGTGAACCTGAAGCAGGAACTGATCCCCTCGATCGAGTTCCCGCAGCTGTCCATCCTGTCGACCTACCCGGGCGCTTCGCCGGAGGTCGTGGCCAACGACGTCTCGGTGCCGATCGAGAACGCCATCCAGGGTGTGGCGGGCCTCGAATCGACCACGGCGACGAGCACGACCAACGCCTCCATCGTGCAGGCGTCGTTCACCTACGGCACGAACCTCGCGACTGCCGAGCAGAAGATCAGCCTGGCGATCAACCGGATCAAGTCGCAGCTGCCGGAATCGGTCGAACCGAACGTCATCGCGGTCTCGATCGACGACCTGCCCGTCATCCAGCTCGCCGTGACCGGATACGAGAACGAGTCCGAGATCCAGGCGCAGCTCGAGCGGACCGTCATCCCCGAGCTCGAGGACATCGACGGCGTGAACGCGGCCGGCATCGTCGGCGGCGTCGGGCAGCGCGTGGTGATCACGCCCGATCAGGCAGCGCTGGCCGCCGCCGGTTTCAGCCAGGAGGCCATCACCGACGCGCTCGATCAGAACGGCGTCCTGTTCCCGGGCGGGCAGATCACCGAGGGCGACCAGACCCTGACGGTCCAGACCGGGACGAAGCTCACCTCCGTCGACGAGATCGCCGCGCTGCCGCTGGTACCGACCTCGCCCGAGCAGTCCGCGGACGGCACCGTCACGATCGGATCGGTCGCGACGGTGGCGCAGGCCGCCGACCCCATCACCTCCGTCTCCCGGGTGGACGGCGAGCCGGCGCTCACCATCGCGGTGACGAAGCTGCCGTCCGCCAACACGGTGGACGTCTCCCGCGCCGTCACCGCCGCGCTCCCCGCCCTCAGCGAGTCGCTCGGCGGTGCCGCGGAGTTCTCCATCGTCTTCGACCAGGCGCCGTACATCGAGCAGTCGATCCAGGCTCTCGCCGAGGAGGGCCTGCTCGGGCTCGTCTTCGCCGTGCTCGTGATCCTGCTGTTCCTGCTGTCGGTGCGCTCGACCATGGTCACGGCCATCTCGATCCCGACGAGCGTGCTCATCACGTTCATCGGCATCCAGGCATTCGGCTACTCCCTGAACATCCTCACCCTCGGTGCGCTGACGATCGCGATCGGTCGCGTGGTGGACGACTCCATCGTCGTGATCGAGAACATCAAACGGCACTACGTGGGCGACGCGGACAAGCGCGCCTCCATCCTGCTGGCCGTCCGCGAGGTCGCCGCGGCCATCACCGCCTCCACGATCACGACCGTCGCGGTGTTCCTGCCGATCGCGTTCGTCGGGGACCTGACCGGCGAGCTGTTCCGGCCCTTCGCGCTGACAGTCACCATCGCCATGGTGGCGTCGTTGTTCGTCGCCCTCACCATCGTGCCGGTGCTGGCCTACTGGTTCCTGCGCCCGGGCAAGCCCCTGCTGGACGCGTCCGGCTCGCCGGTCGATCCCGAGTCCCCGGAGGCCCCGCCCTCGCGCCTGCAGAAGGCCTACCTGCCGGTGCTCTCCTGGACGCTCGCCCACTCCTGGGCGACGCTCGGGCTGGCGGTGATCGTGCTCATCGGCACGGCGGCGCTGGCACCGCTCATGAAGACGAACTTCATCGGCGACTCGGGGCAGAACACCTTCAGCATGACCCAGACCCTGGGCCCGTCCTCCAGCCTCGAGGCCGAGGATGCCGCAGCCCAGCTGGTCGAGGACGCGATCGTCGAACTCGACGGGATCGAGACCGTCCAGGTCTCCATCGGATCCAGCGGATCCGCCATCCGCGACGCGTTCGCCGGCGGTGGCGGGGGGATCACCTACTCCATCACCACGGATGCGGACGCTGACCAGGTCGAGCTGCGCGAGCGGGTGCAGGACGCCGTCGCGGGCCTCGAGGGTGCCGGGACCATCACGGTCGCCGCATCCGGTGGTGGCTTCGGCTCCAGCGACATCGAGATCGACGTCACCGCCCCCGATCAGCAGACGCTGCAGGAAGCGACGGACGCCGTCGTCGCTTCGCTCGACGGCTCCGAGGGCATCAGCCAGGTCCGGACGAACCTGTCCGCATCCTTGCCGTACATCGCCGTGGTGGTCGACCGCGACAAGGCGGCGTCGCTCGGGCTGTCCGAGGTCGCCGTGGGTGCGCTGGTGTCCAACACGATGCAGCCGCGCTCCATCGGGGCGGTCGAGATCGACGACACCACCCTGACCGTTTATCTGGCCGCCGCTCAGCGCCCGGCGACCCTCGATGAACTGCGCGCCCTGCAGGTGCCGTCGGCAGCGGGCCCGGTGCGGCTGGACGAGATCGCCACCGTCGAGGAGAGCCAGGGCCCGACCTCGATCACCACCACCCGCGGGCAGCGCACCGCGACCGTGACGGTCACTCCCTCCGGGGACGACCTGACCGCGGTGTCCGCCACCGTGAACACCGCCCTCGCGGATGTCGCGCTCCCGGCCGGCGCGGACGCCTCGATCGGCGGCGTGCTGACTCAGCAGACGGACGCGTTCGCTCAGCTCGGGCTGGCCCTGCTCGCAGCCATCCTCATCGTGTACATCGTGATGGTGGCGACCTTCAAGTCGCTCCGCCAGCCGCTGCTGCTGCTCGTCTCGGTGCCCTTCGCCGCGACCGGCGCCATCCTCCTGCAGCTGGCGACCGGAGTGCCGCTGGGCGTCGCCTCGCTGATCGGCGTGCTCATGCTCATCGGCATCGTGGTCACGAACGCGATCGTGCTCGTCGACCTCGTGAACCAGTACCGGGAGAAGGGCATGAACGCCCACGACGCGACGATCGCGGGTGGGTCACGCCGACTGCGGCCGATCCTGATGACGGCGCTGGCGACGATCCTGGCGCTGACGCCGATGGGGCTCGGCATCACCGGTCACGGCGGGTTCATCTCCCAGCCGCTGGCGATCGTCGTCATCGGCGGATTGCTGTCCTCGACCGTTCTGACGTTGCTCGTCCTGCCGACGCTGTACAACCTCGTCGAGGGCGCACGGGAACGTCGCGCCGCGTCACGCGGCGATGCGCCCGAGGGCGACGCGGCGCCAGATGGCGGACCGGACGGACCTCCGCCCACGCGGCGGGCACTGCGGAGCGCCGCGCAGTAG
- a CDS encoding aldose 1-epimerase family protein — MSSDPTGRRFVLTSSAGSAEIAQVGAALRALRIGATDLVPRYPDAAPTPAASGVVLVPWPNRIRDGRWTQRGETHQLAISEPKLGNASHGLLRFTPYRAVAERADAVSLAAEVFPQTGYPFHLDTRVTYTLTDHGLDVAHRIVNVGMQTAPVAVGTHPYLFISDVPTADLRVQLDAESWFRTDDRSLPVGEEPLDPPHDLRAPRRLGDLDLDTAYAGLPRGADGRARGVLHAPDGRRLELWAGRDFDFLQVFTTDRYPGQDLAVAIEPMTAPADAFNSGRGLRWLEPGDAWDLEWGLALHS; from the coding sequence ATGAGCAGCGACCCCACGGGACGACGCTTCGTCCTCACCTCGTCCGCGGGTTCCGCCGAGATCGCCCAAGTGGGTGCGGCACTGCGCGCCCTCCGCATCGGCGCCACCGATCTCGTCCCGCGCTACCCCGACGCGGCGCCCACGCCCGCCGCATCCGGTGTCGTGCTCGTCCCCTGGCCCAATCGGATCCGGGACGGGCGTTGGACCCAGCGCGGCGAGACCCATCAGCTCGCGATCAGTGAGCCGAAGTTGGGGAACGCCTCGCACGGGCTGCTGCGCTTCACTCCCTACCGGGCGGTCGCGGAGCGCGCGGATGCCGTCAGCCTCGCCGCGGAGGTGTTCCCGCAGACCGGCTACCCCTTCCACCTCGACACCCGCGTCACCTACACGCTCACGGATCACGGCCTCGACGTCGCGCACAGGATCGTCAACGTGGGCATGCAGACCGCGCCGGTCGCGGTGGGGACGCACCCCTACCTCTTCATCTCCGACGTCCCGACCGCCGACCTGCGAGTGCAGCTCGACGCGGAGTCCTGGTTCCGCACGGACGACCGGAGCCTCCCCGTCGGCGAGGAGCCGCTCGACCCGCCGCATGACCTCCGCGCCCCACGCCGCCTCGGCGACCTGGACCTCGACACCGCGTACGCGGGTCTGCCGCGCGGGGCCGACGGGCGCGCCCGCGGCGTCCTGCACGCCCCCGATGGTCGCCGCCTGGAGCTGTGGGCGGGACGCGACTTCGACTTTCTGCAGGTGTTCACCACGGACCGCTACCCCGGCCAGGACCTCGCCGTGGCGATCGAGCCCATGACCGCGCCGGCCGATGCCTTCAACTCGGGACGCGGTCTGCGCTGGCTCGAACCCGGCGACGCGTGGGATCTCGAGTGGGGTCTCGCACTGCACTCCTGA
- a CDS encoding DEAD/DEAH box helicase translates to MPKSKKPAGGRPAKNFEPRYGAKTSFQDRKRRPGEASAGTTGSKSAGHRGYRAEETTESAAPKRRWTAQERAGRDEARGIRTQSRGQDDRPARSYDDRPARSYDDRPARSYDDRPRRNDDRPARSYSDRPARSHDDRPARSYSDRPARSYADRPARPTGARPARSFDDRPRRNDDRPARSYDDRPARSYGDRPARNDDRPARSFDDRPRRNDDRPARSYSDRPARPSGGRPARSYDDRPQRRSQDDRPARSFEGRPAHSDRPQRRFDDRPVRDERPARAAEDRPRRSFGDRPGRSFDEGSARSYDQRPRRTEGRPARSFDDRPRRSSDDRPRRTDGPGRSDWKAAPKAHDPNVDVVHERLEAQSVVAAAVEGQGFGDLGLGQNIVKALAELGAPSPFPIQAATVPSILEGRDVLARGRTGSGKTIAFGAPLVENVLRAQAGTKREFGRAPRALIMAPTRELALQIDRTVQPIARSVGLFTTQIYGGVPQARQVGALKKGVDIIIGTPGRIEDLVNQGKLDLSQVEIAVLDEADHMCELGFVEPVQRILRRTAPHSQKLLFSATLDREVAALVDEFLRDPAVYEVAGETQDSGTIDHRVFVIDHRDKGEMLTSLVDRDGKTLVFARTRAYAEMLAEAFEDAGIAAVALHGDLNQARRTRNLQRLTDGKVQVLVATDVAARGIHVDDIDLVVQADAPDEFKTYLHRSGRTGRAGRRGTVVTLITRQRRRRMTELLGRAEIDAPFDEVSIGDDLIEEVAGRQLADVTG, encoded by the coding sequence ATGCCCAAGAGCAAGAAACCCGCCGGCGGACGACCCGCCAAGAACTTCGAGCCGCGCTACGGCGCGAAGACCTCGTTCCAGGACCGTAAGCGTCGCCCGGGCGAGGCCTCGGCCGGGACGACCGGATCCAAGAGCGCCGGCCACCGCGGGTACCGCGCGGAGGAGACCACCGAGTCGGCCGCCCCGAAGCGCCGCTGGACCGCGCAGGAGCGCGCCGGACGCGACGAAGCTCGCGGCATCCGTACGCAGAGCCGCGGTCAGGACGACCGTCCGGCTCGTTCCTACGACGACCGACCCGCTCGTTCGTACGATGACCGTCCGGCTCGTTCCTACGATGACCGTCCGCGTCGGAACGACGACCGTCCGGCGCGTTCGTACAGCGACCGCCCTGCGCGCTCCCACGACGACCGGCCGGCGCGTTCGTACAGCGACCGTCCCGCTCGCTCCTACGCCGACCGCCCCGCTCGCCCGACCGGCGCGCGCCCGGCGCGTTCGTTCGACGACCGTCCGCGTCGGAACGATGATCGTCCGGCTCGTTCCTACGACGACCGTCCGGCCCGTTCCTACGGCGACCGTCCGGCTCGGAACGACGACCGCCCGGCACGCTCGTTCGACGACCGCCCGCGTCGGAACGACGACCGGCCGGCACGCTCGTACAGCGACCGTCCCGCCCGTCCCTCCGGCGGCCGTCCGGCACGCTCGTACGACGACCGCCCGCAGCGGCGCTCGCAGGACGACCGTCCCGCACGCTCCTTCGAGGGCCGCCCGGCGCACTCCGATCGCCCGCAGCGCCGCTTCGACGACCGTCCGGTCCGCGACGAGCGCCCCGCGCGTGCAGCCGAGGACCGGCCGCGCCGCTCCTTCGGCGACCGTCCCGGCCGCTCGTTCGACGAAGGGTCCGCCCGGTCTTACGACCAGCGCCCGCGTCGCACCGAGGGCCGTCCGGCACGGTCGTTCGACGACCGTCCTCGGCGTTCGTCCGATGACCGCCCCCGTCGCACGGACGGACCGGGTCGTTCGGACTGGAAGGCCGCGCCCAAGGCGCACGACCCGAACGTGGATGTCGTGCACGAGCGGCTCGAGGCGCAGTCCGTGGTGGCTGCCGCCGTCGAAGGCCAGGGGTTCGGAGATCTGGGCCTCGGCCAGAACATCGTGAAGGCGCTCGCCGAGCTGGGTGCTCCGTCGCCCTTCCCGATCCAGGCGGCCACCGTGCCGTCGATCCTCGAGGGCCGCGACGTCCTCGCCCGCGGCCGTACCGGCTCGGGCAAGACCATCGCCTTCGGTGCTCCGCTGGTGGAGAACGTGCTGCGCGCGCAGGCCGGCACGAAGCGCGAGTTCGGGCGTGCGCCCCGCGCACTGATCATGGCGCCGACGCGTGAGCTCGCGCTCCAGATCGACCGTACGGTGCAGCCGATCGCGCGCAGCGTCGGCCTGTTCACGACGCAGATCTACGGTGGCGTGCCGCAGGCGCGTCAGGTGGGCGCGCTCAAGAAGGGCGTCGACATCATCATCGGCACGCCCGGTCGCATCGAGGACCTGGTCAACCAGGGCAAGCTCGACCTCTCCCAGGTGGAGATCGCGGTGCTCGACGAGGCGGACCACATGTGCGAGCTCGGCTTCGTCGAGCCGGTGCAGCGCATCCTCCGCCGTACCGCCCCGCACAGCCAGAAGCTGCTGTTCTCGGCGACGCTCGACCGTGAGGTCGCGGCGCTGGTCGACGAGTTCCTCCGCGATCCGGCCGTGTACGAGGTCGCCGGTGAGACGCAGGACTCCGGCACGATCGACCACCGGGTCTTCGTGATCGACCACCGGGACAAGGGTGAGATGCTCACCTCTCTCGTGGACCGTGACGGGAAGACGCTCGTGTTCGCCCGCACCCGTGCCTACGCCGAGATGCTCGCCGAAGCGTTCGAGGATGCCGGTATCGCCGCGGTGGCGCTGCACGGTGACCTCAACCAGGCACGCCGCACCCGCAATCTGCAGCGTCTGACCGACGGCAAGGTGCAGGTGCTCGTCGCCACGGACGTCGCAGCCCGCGGCATCCACGTCGATGACATCGACCTGGTCGTCCAGGCCGACGCGCCGGACGAGTTCAAGACCTACCTGCACCGTTCCGGCCGCACCGGCCGCGCCGGCCGCCGAGGCACGGTGGTGACCCTCATCACCCGCCAGCGTCGTCGTCGCATGACCGAGCTGCTCGGCCGTGCCGAGATCGATGCGCCGTTCGACGAGGTGAGCATCGGCGACGACCTGATCGAAGAGGTCGCCGGCCGCCAGCTCGCCGACGTCACCGGCTGA
- a CDS encoding Rv2578c family radical SAM protein: protein MRWQGQQVGATDADALPGLERLTGLVRSVTTPEFAGMTFHEVAAKSALNHVPGSSAMPFDWTVNPYRGCSHACVYCFARGTHTYLDLDTGRDFDSQVVVKVNVAEVLERELHRPSWAREHVALGTNTDPYQRAEGRYRLMPGIIDALAASGTPFSILTKGTLLRRDLPVLQRAREHVSVSLAMSIAVYDDELQKAIEPGTPTAQARLDTVRAATDAGFRVSVFLMPVLPHLTDSAAALDDALARIRAAGAVRVVYGALHLRPGVKPWFMQWLAREHQELVPKYLGLYPGAATSAPKGYRQWLAGRIRPLLRAHRLDGRDEEEPVRARPVSPSVAQSVRTTASAATAGRSLFGDDAVTLVPVRRGPGPVRSTGRTPAIAPAPQPLF, encoded by the coding sequence ATGAGATGGCAGGGTCAGCAGGTGGGCGCGACGGATGCGGACGCGCTCCCGGGACTCGAGCGCCTCACGGGTCTCGTGCGCTCCGTGACGACCCCCGAGTTCGCGGGGATGACGTTCCACGAGGTGGCGGCGAAGTCGGCACTGAACCACGTGCCCGGCTCATCCGCGATGCCCTTCGACTGGACGGTGAACCCCTACCGGGGTTGCTCGCATGCCTGCGTCTACTGCTTCGCCCGCGGCACCCACACGTACCTGGACCTCGACACCGGTCGGGATTTCGACTCGCAGGTCGTCGTCAAGGTCAACGTCGCCGAGGTGCTCGAGCGGGAACTGCATCGGCCGTCCTGGGCGCGCGAGCACGTCGCGCTCGGGACGAACACCGACCCGTACCAGCGCGCCGAGGGACGCTACCGCCTGATGCCGGGGATCATCGACGCGCTCGCGGCTTCGGGCACGCCGTTCTCCATCCTCACCAAGGGCACGCTGCTGCGCCGGGATCTTCCGGTGCTGCAGCGGGCGCGTGAGCACGTCTCCGTCTCGCTGGCGATGTCGATCGCGGTCTACGACGACGAGCTGCAGAAGGCGATCGAGCCCGGGACGCCGACGGCGCAGGCGCGCCTCGACACCGTGCGGGCGGCGACGGACGCGGGGTTCCGGGTGTCCGTGTTCCTCATGCCCGTACTCCCCCACCTCACCGACTCCGCGGCGGCCCTCGATGACGCCCTGGCGCGGATCCGGGCCGCCGGCGCCGTGCGCGTCGTCTACGGCGCTCTTCATCTGCGCCCGGGCGTGAAGCCCTGGTTCATGCAGTGGCTCGCGCGGGAGCACCAGGAGCTCGTACCGAAGTACCTGGGTCTGTACCCGGGTGCGGCGACCTCAGCACCGAAGGGCTACCGGCAGTGGCTGGCGGGCCGCATCCGTCCGCTCCTGCGCGCGCACCGGCTGGACGGACGCGACGAGGAGGAGCCGGTGCGCGCGCGGCCGGTGTCCCCATCCGTGGCGCAGAGCGTGCGCACGACGGCTTCCGCCGCCACGGCAGGGCGCTCGCTCTTCGGCGACGATGCGGTGACCCTCGTTCCGGTCCGTCGGGGGCCGGGTCCCGTCCGTTCGACCGGCCGAACCCCGGCCATCGCCCCCGCCCCGCAGCCGCTGTTCTGA
- a CDS encoding M15 family metallopeptidase produces MIHPAEPAAAPTRRAARATALRLRRRRLAVLCLGVLAVVAVIAGIAGITGGTGSDQTGGEAAAARPAGVQSLPAPRFTTVAPSPSICDDPAVAAAMAAGDDEAVVVAAGGGVAFREAVVTGAAPCISLSDPARRWVVVNKQRPLEPVSYEPQGLVTVEGLRTFNGGILRQDAADALAAMAAAARQAGVGEIGQLSGYRSYDMQVRTYAENVARGGQAEADVSSARPGYSEHQLGITMDLMPCAEGCGTLDDFGPSPVGQWVAQNGWEFGFIVRYEADSTAITGYEAEPWHLRFIGPELARAYHEGGWRSLEEFFGLPAAPAYPG; encoded by the coding sequence GTGATCCACCCCGCCGAACCCGCGGCGGCCCCGACCCGCCGTGCCGCCCGCGCGACAGCCCTCCGGCTCCGTCGCCGGCGGCTCGCCGTGCTGTGCCTGGGGGTGCTGGCCGTGGTCGCGGTGATCGCGGGTATCGCCGGTATCACCGGCGGGACGGGCTCCGACCAGACGGGCGGGGAGGCTGCCGCAGCGCGACCGGCCGGGGTCCAGTCGCTTCCCGCCCCCCGGTTCACCACCGTGGCCCCGTCCCCCTCCATCTGCGACGACCCGGCGGTCGCTGCCGCGATGGCGGCGGGTGACGACGAGGCGGTCGTGGTGGCGGCGGGCGGCGGCGTCGCCTTCCGCGAGGCCGTGGTGACCGGTGCGGCGCCGTGCATCTCGCTCTCGGACCCCGCTCGGCGGTGGGTCGTCGTGAACAAGCAGCGTCCGCTCGAACCGGTCTCCTATGAACCGCAGGGGCTGGTGACGGTGGAGGGTCTGCGGACGTTCAACGGCGGGATCCTCCGCCAGGACGCCGCCGACGCGCTCGCCGCCATGGCCGCGGCGGCGCGGCAGGCGGGGGTGGGGGAGATCGGTCAGCTCAGCGGTTACCGTTCGTACGACATGCAGGTCCGCACGTATGCCGAGAACGTCGCTCGCGGGGGACAGGCTGAGGCGGACGTCTCCAGCGCGCGCCCCGGGTACAGCGAGCACCAGCTCGGCATCACGATGGATCTGATGCCGTGCGCAGAGGGATGCGGCACGCTCGACGACTTCGGCCCGTCGCCGGTGGGGCAGTGGGTCGCGCAGAACGGGTGGGAGTTCGGGTTCATCGTCCGGTACGAGGCGGACAGCACCGCGATCACCGGTTATGAGGCGGAGCCCTGGCACCTCAGGTTCATCGGGCCGGAACTGGCGCGCGCGTATCACGAGGGCGGATGGCGCAGCCTGGAGGAGTTCTTCGGGCTTCCGGCGGCCCCGGCCTACCCCGGTTGA
- a CDS encoding acyl-CoA dehydrogenase family protein, with protein MERVIYDEDHEAFRDVVKEFIKRYGTNEKREKWDADGEVDRATMLAAGESGIIGLSVPEEFGGAGMLQDYRFRAIVNEETIKAGLGSLAGAFGIQDDLAVPYLAHFGTQAQKEKWLPGMATGEVIGALAMTEPGTGSDLRSIKSVAKKVDGGWILNGAKTFISSGKTADLLVTFVKTGEGNRPDAFSLVLVENGMEGFEHGKKLHKMGFAGHDTAELSFTDVFIPDENLIGGEPGHGFVQLMRNLPLERLSIGVAAAAAAEAGLLWTLDYTKSREAFGQPVADFQNTRFKLADIATTVDVLWTYVDRAIELYGQQKLTPEEAAKVKFWCTEREWEVLDTCVQLHGGYGYILEYPVARAFVDARVHRIYGGTNEIMREIVARQVTGRK; from the coding sequence ATGGAGCGCGTTATCTACGACGAGGACCACGAGGCATTCCGCGACGTCGTCAAGGAGTTCATCAAGCGCTACGGCACGAACGAGAAGCGCGAGAAGTGGGATGCGGACGGCGAGGTCGACCGGGCCACCATGCTGGCTGCCGGCGAGTCCGGCATCATCGGGCTCTCCGTTCCGGAGGAGTTCGGCGGCGCCGGCATGCTGCAGGACTACCGGTTCCGCGCGATCGTCAACGAGGAGACCATCAAGGCCGGTCTCGGCTCGCTCGCGGGAGCCTTCGGCATCCAGGACGACCTGGCGGTGCCCTACCTGGCCCACTTCGGCACGCAGGCGCAGAAGGAGAAGTGGCTGCCCGGGATGGCGACCGGAGAGGTCATCGGCGCTCTCGCCATGACGGAACCCGGCACCGGCAGTGACCTCCGCAGCATCAAGAGCGTCGCGAAGAAGGTCGACGGCGGCTGGATCCTCAACGGTGCGAAGACGTTCATCTCCTCGGGAAAGACCGCCGATCTGCTCGTCACGTTCGTGAAGACCGGGGAGGGCAACCGCCCCGACGCCTTCAGCCTCGTCCTGGTCGAGAACGGCATGGAGGGCTTCGAGCACGGCAAGAAGCTGCACAAGATGGGTTTCGCCGGGCACGACACGGCAGAGCTGTCGTTCACCGACGTGTTCATCCCGGACGAGAACCTCATCGGCGGCGAGCCCGGGCACGGGTTCGTGCAGCTCATGCGCAACCTGCCGCTCGAGCGCCTCTCGATCGGCGTCGCCGCCGCCGCGGCGGCCGAGGCGGGGCTGTTGTGGACGCTGGACTACACGAAGAGCCGTGAGGCCTTCGGGCAGCCGGTCGCGGACTTCCAGAACACCCGGTTCAAGCTCGCGGACATCGCCACGACCGTGGATGTGCTCTGGACCTACGTCGACCGCGCCATCGAGCTCTACGGACAGCAGAAGCTGACGCCGGAAGAGGCGGCGAAGGTGAAGTTCTGGTGCACCGAGCGCGAGTGGGAGGTGCTGGACACCTGCGTGCAGCTGCACGGCGGCTACGGCTACATCCTCGAGTACCCGGTGGCGCGTGCGTTCGTGGATGCCCGCGTGCACCGCATCTACGGCGGTACCAACGAGATCATGCGCGAGATCGTGGCCCGTCAGGTGACCGGCCGCAAGTAA
- a CDS encoding pirin family protein has protein sequence MTRLDAEVDATTEAPVPPAGPRAVLLESRDVPLGGLRGMQVHRVLPHRDLPMVGAWCFLDRFGPQEARMRVEPHPHIGLQTVTWPFVGDVRHRDAVGSDVVISRGQLNLMTSGEGIAHSEYSLTDEPIPLDALQLWVALPESRRHGPPAFEQHTRLPVAALETSGEGRAEATVVLGEFAGVTSPASAYTPIAGAEVRIPPGARAVLPLHPEWEYAIVGIDGDPLVHAEPARSEDGDVPLAALQLLYLGVGRDRIEVGSASGATLFLLGGEPFQDEIVMWWNFVGRSHEEIVAARDEWESGSPRFGHVIGHGDERVPAPPLPGVRLTRRRRRM, from the coding sequence ATGACCCGCCTGGACGCGGAGGTCGACGCCACCACCGAGGCGCCCGTGCCGCCGGCCGGGCCCCGCGCCGTCCTGCTCGAGTCCCGGGACGTCCCGCTCGGCGGTCTGCGCGGCATGCAGGTGCACCGGGTCCTGCCGCACCGTGACCTGCCGATGGTGGGTGCCTGGTGCTTCCTCGACCGGTTCGGGCCGCAGGAGGCCCGGATGCGCGTGGAACCGCATCCCCACATCGGCCTGCAGACCGTCACCTGGCCGTTCGTGGGGGATGTGCGCCACCGCGACGCTGTCGGCAGCGACGTCGTGATCTCGCGCGGTCAGCTGAATCTGATGACCAGCGGGGAGGGGATCGCGCACAGCGAGTATTCGCTCACGGACGAACCGATCCCGCTGGACGCGCTGCAGCTGTGGGTGGCCCTGCCGGAGTCCCGGCGGCACGGTCCGCCCGCCTTCGAACAGCACACCCGGCTCCCCGTGGCGGCCCTGGAGACGAGCGGGGAGGGACGAGCGGAGGCGACCGTCGTCCTCGGCGAGTTCGCGGGCGTCACGTCGCCGGCGAGCGCGTACACGCCCATCGCCGGCGCGGAGGTGCGCATCCCGCCCGGAGCCCGAGCGGTCCTGCCGCTGCATCCGGAGTGGGAGTACGCGATCGTCGGGATCGACGGCGACCCCCTCGTACATGCGGAGCCCGCGCGGAGCGAGGACGGCGACGTCCCCCTCGCCGCACTGCAGCTGCTCTATCTCGGCGTCGGCCGGGACCGCATCGAGGTCGGGTCCGCTTCGGGGGCGACGCTCTTCCTGCTGGGCGGCGAGCCGTTCCAGGACGAGATCGTCATGTGGTGGAACTTCGTCGGCCGTTCGCACGAGGAGATCGTCGCGGCCCGGGACGAATGGGAGTCCGGCTCCCCGCGATTCGGTCACGTCATCGGCCACGGTGATGAGCGGGTCCCGGCTCCTCCGCTGCCCGGGGTCCGGCTCACCCGACGGCGACGCCGGATGTGA